From a single Pelmatolapia mariae isolate MD_Pm_ZW linkage group LG20, Pm_UMD_F_2, whole genome shotgun sequence genomic region:
- the bcas2 gene encoding pre-mRNA-splicing factor SPF27, with product MAGTASVAGEVFVDALPYFDQGYDAAGVREAAAALVEEETRRYRPTKNYLSYLPTPDFSAFETEIMRNEFERLAARQPMELLSMKRYELPAPSSGQKNDITAWQECVNNSMAQLEHQAVRIENLELMSHYGTNAWKAYNDNLAFMIEMAQKELHKFRKQIQDLNWQRKNDQLAAGAKLRELESNWVSLVSKNYEIERAIVQLENEVTQLRQQQGDENKENIRQDF from the exons ATGGCCGGGACGGCTTCAGTAGCTGGAGAAGTGTTTGTAGATGCTCTGCCATATTTCGACCAAGGTTACGATGCGGCAGGTGTGAGAGAAGCG GCAGCAGCGTTGGTCGAAGAAGAGACCAGAAGATACCGACCTACAAAAAACTACCTGAGTTACCTGCCTACTCCTGATTTCTCTGCTTTTGAG ACAGAAATAATGAGGAATGAATTTGAGCGGTTGGCAGCTCGGCAGCCGATGGAACTCCTGAGTATGAAGAG GTATGAGTTGCCGGCACCCTCATCAGGACAGAAGAATGACATTACAGCATGGCAGGAGTGTGTGAACAACTCGATGGCCCAGCTGGAGCACCAGGCGGTCCGTATCGAGAACCTGGAGCTCATGTCGCATTATGGAACCAACGCATGGAAGGCCTACAACGA caaCTTGGCCTTCATGATCGAGATGGCACAAAAGGAACTTCACAAATTCAG GAAGCAAATTCAGGATTTGAACTGGCAGCGTAAGAATGATCAGTTGGCAGCAGGAGCCAAACTCAGAGAGCTGGAGTCTAA CTGGGTGTCACTGGTCAGTAAGAACTATGAGATCGAGCGGGCAATCGTTCAGCTGGAAAACGAAGTCACTCAACTCCGGCAACAGCAGGGAGACGAAAACAAGGAGAACATCCGACAGGACTTTTAG
- the otud3 gene encoding OTU domain-containing protein 3: MSRKQTHKSVRSNKKSELERKRDERAVRRAIAKDRKNRPQDGDEGAEFVSFSNQLQALGLKLREVPGDGNCLFRALGDQLEGHSRGHLRLRQETVDYMTSHRQDFEPFVEDDVPFAQHLANLSQPGTFAGNDAIVAFARSQQVKVVIHQLNTPLWEINGSEKQVCRELHIAYRYGDHYDSVRRTGDNSESPAQLRIENMQNSHGQQREFGDGQRDRHKKSSPTASEEDNVILSSIKNRGIQGDEENLLQLSAATINAEWLVGSAVGQSCQGQCASGSCSACRAAAAHCSDPTQTAEGSNVQKSKVSNKQRKEQQRLEKKKRQEERHRQKFLQSKGSQDQNQNLPDAVTLVPALNTLSI, from the exons ATGTCGAGGAAACAGACGCACAAATCTGTGCGGAGCAATAAAAAGAGTGAATTGGAGCGCAAGAGGGATGAAAGGGCAGTGCGCCGGGCCATAGCAAAAGACCGCAAGAACCGCCCTCAGGATGGCGATGAAGGTGCAGAGTTTGTCAGTTTCTCCAATCAGCTGCAAGCACTGGGGCTCAAGCTGAGAGAAGTCCCTGGAGATGG GAATTGTCTGTTCAGAGCTCTAGGCGACCAGTTAGAGGGTCACTCCCGGGGCCACCTGCGTCTTCGCCAGGAAACTGTTGATTATATGACATCCCATCGACAAGACTTTGAGCCCTTTGTTGAGGATGACGTTCCCTTTGCACAAcact TGGCCAATCTTTCTCAGCCTGGTACTTTTGCTGGCAATGATGCCATTGTGGCGTTTGCTCGCAGTCAACAGGTGAAAGTGGTTATCCATCAGCTCAACACTCCACTGTGGGAG aTCAACGGTTCAGAGAAGCAGGTGTGCCGAGAGCTGCACATTGCCTACCGCTATGGAGACCATTATGACAGCGTGAGACGGACAGGAGACAACTCTGAGAGTCCTGCTCAGCTCCGCATAGAG AATATGCAGAATTCACATGGACAGCAGCGTGAGTTTGGGGACGGTCAGAGAGACAGGCACAAAAAGTCTTCTCCTACAGCGTCAGAGGAGGACAACGTGATCCTGAGCTCCATCAAGAATCGAGGGATCCAGG GTGATGAGGAAAACTTACTCCAACTGAGTGCAGCGACAATCAACGCCGAGTGGCTTGTTGGCTCTGCGGTGGGCCAGTCCTGCCAGGGCCAGTGTGCCTCTGGATCCTGTTCAGCCTGCAGAGCTGCAGCCGCTCACTGCAGTGATCCCACCcagacagcagagggcagcaacGTTCAAAAATCCAAG GTCTCCAACAAGCAGAGGAAAGAGCAGCAGCGGCTCGAGAAAAAAAAGCGTCAGGAGGAGCGGCATCGACAGAAGTTCCTCCAGAGTAAAGGAAGCCAGGACCAGAACCAAAACCTGCCAGACGCTGTTACTTTAGTACCAGCTCTGAACACTCTCAGCATATAG
- the tmem240a gene encoding transmembrane protein 240: MHMITTTMIFMILGASVVMAIACLMDMNALLDRFHNYILPHLRGEDRVCHCNCGRHHVHYVIPYDGDHSLVDSSENYFVSDSVTKQEMDLMLGLLLGFCISWLLLWLDGVLHCAVRAWRASRYYDTPSWSWLPQFCNLRDLRRRAQLRQLEDSSGNMVHIKQKLYHNGHPSPRHL; this comes from the exons ATGCATATGATCACAACCACCATGATTTTTATGATTCTTGGTGCTTCAGTTGTAATG GCGATAGCCTGTTTAATGGACATGAACGCACTACTGGATCGCTTTCACAACTACATCTTACCGCATCTACGAGGGGAGGACCGCGTCTGTCATTGCAACTGTGGAAG GCATCATGTCCACTATGTAATCCCATACGATGGAGACCATTCCTTGGTGGACTCTTCAGAGAACTACTTTGTGAGTGACAGTGTGACCAAGCAGGAGATGGACTTAATGCTGGGACTGCTACTGGGCTTCTGCATCAGCTGGTTGCTGCTGTGGTTGGATGGAGTCCTACACTGTGCCGTCAGGGCCTGGAGGGCGAGCCGATACTACG ATACTCCATCCTGGTCATGGCTGCCCCAGTTCTGCAACCTTCGAGACCTCCGTCGCCGAGCCCAGCTCAGACAGCTGGAAGACTCCAGTGGCAACATGGTCCACATCAAGCAGAAGCTCTATCACAACGGCCACCCAAGTCCCCGCCACCTCTGA